In Blastopirellula sediminis, the following proteins share a genomic window:
- the pheS gene encoding phenylalanine--tRNA ligase subunit alpha: protein MSLNDFIRELDTLVDSAVERFNEAVDKFDGDVLEAARVEFLGAKSGKLKSAQKGLGTVSKDDKPAAGKRFNEVKQRIEELFETAVAKLSESGGSGKSSEAFDVSLPGTMLQVGHVHPITETIEELKDIMGRLGFSAVEGPEIEDDWHNFEALNIPMEHPARDPLDNFYLNAAAKAAGGDMLLRSQTSTVQIRVMENTKPPVRIVSLGRVYRPDEIDATHYAMFHQIEGLMIDTDVTMADLKSVLHLFAKTYLGHDVEIRFRPSFFPFTEPSVEVDMRWNDTWLEFGGAGMVDPNVLRAVGYDPEEVTGFAFGLGVERLCMRRHGVNDIRHLYNNNVRFLSQF, encoded by the coding sequence TCGCGAATTGGATACTCTGGTCGACTCGGCCGTCGAACGCTTCAACGAAGCGGTCGACAAGTTTGACGGCGACGTGCTGGAAGCGGCGCGCGTCGAGTTTCTGGGCGCCAAGAGCGGAAAGCTCAAGTCGGCCCAGAAGGGACTCGGCACGGTCAGCAAAGATGACAAGCCGGCCGCCGGCAAACGCTTTAACGAAGTCAAACAGCGGATCGAAGAGCTGTTCGAAACGGCGGTCGCCAAGCTGAGCGAAAGCGGCGGCAGCGGCAAGTCGTCGGAAGCGTTCGACGTCAGCTTGCCCGGCACGATGCTGCAGGTCGGTCACGTCCACCCGATCACCGAGACGATCGAAGAGTTGAAAGACATCATGGGCCGGCTCGGCTTCTCGGCGGTCGAAGGGCCCGAGATCGAAGACGACTGGCACAACTTCGAGGCGCTCAACATCCCGATGGAGCACCCGGCTCGCGATCCGCTCGACAACTTCTACCTGAACGCCGCCGCCAAAGCGGCCGGCGGCGACATGCTGCTGCGTAGCCAGACCAGCACCGTGCAGATCCGCGTGATGGAGAACACGAAGCCGCCGGTCCGGATCGTTTCGCTCGGCCGCGTTTATCGCCCGGACGAGATCGACGCGACCCACTACGCGATGTTCCATCAGATCGAAGGTCTGATGATCGACACCGACGTCACGATGGCCGACCTGAAGAGCGTGCTCCACCTCTTCGCCAAGACCTATCTTGGCCATGACGTCGAGATTCGTTTCCGTCCCTCGTTCTTCCCCTTCACCGAGCCGAGCGTCGAAGTCGACATGCGGTGGAACGACACGTGGCTTGAGTTCGGCGGCGCCGGGATGGTCGACCCGAACGTGCTGCGAGCGGTCGGCTACGATCCGGAAGAAGTGACTGGGTTCGCCTTTGGTCTCGGCGTCGAGCGGCTGTGCATGCGTCGCCACGGGGTGAACGACATTCGGCATTTGTACAACAACAACGTGCGATTCCTGTCGCAGTTTTAA
- the pheT gene encoding phenylalanine--tRNA ligase subunit beta has protein sequence MLVSWKWLNDYLQLDVSEAEFCDRVTMAGLNYDGSESVGDDRQLDLEVTSNRPDWLGHVGIAREASVLFDLDLKIPPAEVKGAGQPISDYVTVTIEDEAFCPRYIARAIKGVKVGPSPEWLARRLETLGIAVINNVVDITNYVLMEIGQPLHAFDLAKIDGAGVTVRQARPGEKFMAIDHKTYDLEPTDYVIADEVGAVAIAGVMGGADSEVTEATTDLLIEAAQFAALPVRTTSRRLKLKSDSSYRFERGVDPEMIDWASRRCCELILDLAGGELAEGSIYAGSKPQPRKSVTLRLPQLKRILGIEVPPAEVERILSRLGNEIESVASQKITVIPPSWRRDIDREIDLVEEVARIHGYDKIPQDAAVKMSASHRSDADRVRSRIRTLMVAAGMNEAVTRSVVSQEWSAAFHGWSQAEALTVTIPMVRGEDCLRLSLIPSLLGARRMNEKFDNSPIELYEIAKVYLPRKDELPDERYVVSMTSGRDFRGLKGVIETLVHSLNPDVRVTASRFADSLLDVEQACELKVGGKTLGFLGLLSASAQKTFELQQPTTVAELDLRVLEELTVLIPQHHEFSTYPAMTRDLNLIVDETLTWDQLEATVTASAGPLLEKVEFREIFRDTKKDGPGKKRVLFTITLRAADRTLTGEEADAVRNAIVAACETQHAAKLLG, from the coding sequence ATGTTAGTTTCCTGGAAGTGGCTCAACGATTATCTGCAGCTGGACGTTTCGGAAGCGGAATTCTGCGACCGCGTCACGATGGCAGGCCTCAACTACGACGGATCCGAATCGGTAGGCGACGATCGCCAGCTTGATCTGGAAGTGACCAGCAACCGCCCCGACTGGCTCGGCCATGTCGGCATCGCGCGGGAAGCGTCGGTGTTGTTCGATCTCGACCTGAAGATCCCGCCGGCCGAGGTCAAAGGCGCCGGCCAGCCGATCAGCGACTACGTCACCGTCACGATCGAAGACGAAGCGTTCTGCCCCCGCTATATCGCCCGTGCGATCAAAGGGGTCAAAGTTGGCCCGAGCCCCGAGTGGCTCGCACGCCGCTTGGAAACTCTCGGCATCGCCGTGATCAACAACGTCGTCGACATCACCAACTATGTGCTGATGGAGATCGGCCAGCCGCTGCATGCGTTCGACCTGGCCAAGATCGACGGCGCCGGCGTTACCGTTCGCCAGGCTCGCCCCGGCGAGAAGTTCATGGCGATCGATCACAAGACGTACGACCTGGAGCCGACCGACTACGTCATCGCCGACGAAGTGGGCGCTGTGGCGATCGCCGGCGTCATGGGTGGCGCCGATTCGGAAGTGACCGAAGCGACGACCGACCTGCTGATTGAAGCGGCCCAGTTCGCCGCGCTGCCGGTTCGCACCACGTCGCGCCGCTTGAAGCTGAAGAGCGATTCCTCCTACCGCTTCGAGCGCGGCGTCGATCCCGAAATGATCGACTGGGCCAGCCGTCGTTGCTGCGAGCTGATCCTTGATCTGGCCGGCGGCGAACTCGCCGAAGGTTCGATCTACGCCGGCAGCAAGCCGCAGCCGCGCAAGTCAGTGACGCTCCGCCTGCCGCAGTTGAAACGGATCCTGGGGATTGAAGTTCCGCCCGCCGAAGTCGAGCGGATCCTCTCGCGTCTGGGGAACGAGATCGAATCGGTCGCCAGCCAGAAGATCACCGTCATTCCGCCGAGCTGGCGCCGCGACATTGATCGCGAAATCGACCTCGTCGAAGAAGTCGCTCGCATCCATGGCTACGACAAGATCCCGCAAGACGCCGCGGTGAAGATGTCGGCCTCACACCGCAGCGACGCTGATCGCGTTCGCTCGCGGATCCGCACCCTGATGGTCGCCGCTGGGATGAACGAAGCGGTCACGCGGAGCGTCGTCAGCCAAGAGTGGTCGGCGGCGTTCCATGGCTGGAGCCAGGCCGAAGCGCTCACCGTCACCATCCCGATGGTCCGCGGCGAAGATTGCCTGCGGCTGAGCCTCATTCCGAGCTTGCTCGGGGCTCGCCGCATGAACGAGAAGTTCGACAACTCGCCGATCGAACTGTACGAGATCGCCAAGGTTTACCTGCCGCGGAAAGACGAGCTGCCGGATGAACGGTACGTCGTCAGCATGACCAGCGGCCGCGACTTCCGCGGGCTCAAAGGAGTGATCGAGACGCTCGTCCATTCGCTCAACCCGGACGTTCGCGTCACCGCGTCGCGGTTCGCCGATTCGCTGCTCGACGTCGAACAAGCGTGCGAGCTGAAGGTGGGCGGCAAGACGCTCGGCTTCCTCGGCCTCTTGAGCGCCTCGGCCCAGAAGACGTTCGAGCTGCAGCAGCCGACGACCGTCGCTGAGCTTGACCTCCGCGTGTTGGAAGAGCTGACCGTCCTGATTCCGCAGCACCACGAGTTCAGCACTTACCCGGCGATGACTCGCGACCTGAACCTGATCGTCGACGAGACGCTCACGTGGGATCAGTTGGAAGCGACCGTCACCGCCTCGGCCGGCCCGTTGCTCGAAAAGGTCGAGTTCCGCGAGATCTTCCGTGACACGAAGAAAGACGGCCCTGGCAAAAAGCGGGTGCTGTTCACCATCACGCTGCGAGCGGCCGATCGCACCCTGACCGGCGAAGAAGCGGACGCCGTCCGCAACGCCATCGTCGCCGCGTGCGAAACGCAGCACGCAGCGAAGCTGTTGGGTTAA
- a CDS encoding zinc ribbon domain-containing protein YjdM produces MSDLPNCPECASEFTYEDRDLLICPSCGHEWTKAAAEEAAAAAIIRDANGNELQDGDTVTVIKDLKVKGSSLVVKVGTKVKNIRLVDGDHDIDCKIDGIGAMQLKSEFVKKA; encoded by the coding sequence ATGAGCGATCTACCGAATTGTCCCGAATGCGCTTCGGAGTTTACCTACGAAGACCGCGATCTATTAATCTGCCCCAGCTGCGGGCACGAATGGACCAAAGCGGCCGCCGAAGAAGCTGCCGCCGCCGCGATCATCCGCGACGCCAACGGCAATGAACTGCAAGATGGCGACACCGTCACGGTCATCAAAGACCTGAAGGTGAAAGGCTCTTCCCTGGTCGTCAAAGTCGGCACCAAGGTGAAGAACATCCGCCTGGTCGACGGCGACCACGACATCGACTGCAAGATCGATGGGATTGGGGCGATGCAGTTGAAGTCGGAGTTTGTGAAGAAGGCGTAG
- the lipA gene encoding lipoyl synthase, whose amino-acid sequence MDAPGSHPKQRLPKWLKRNVPKGNANHFTQSLLEELQLETVCDSAKCPNRMECYSQKTATFMILGNVCTRACSFCSVPRGKPEELSGDEPDRLAEAAYRLGLKHVVITSVTRDDLPDGGADHYIRCIAAVRERTGATVEVLTPDFIHCREALDRIIVEASPDVFNHNTETVPRLYKRVRGVTSDYAWTLGLLKRVKELNPKVKTKSGLMLGLGETHEEVFAVLEDLLAHDVDFLTLGQYLQPDEQRYLKVERYIPPEEFEMFGRKSKEMGFKQVASGPFVRSSYHARDMAEAY is encoded by the coding sequence ATCGACGCCCCAGGTTCCCATCCGAAACAACGTCTGCCGAAGTGGCTGAAGCGAAACGTCCCCAAGGGGAACGCCAATCACTTTACGCAGAGTCTGCTGGAAGAGCTGCAGCTGGAAACGGTCTGCGATAGCGCCAAATGTCCGAACCGGATGGAGTGCTACTCGCAGAAGACCGCTACGTTCATGATCCTGGGGAACGTCTGCACCCGGGCCTGCAGCTTCTGCTCGGTCCCCCGCGGTAAGCCGGAAGAGCTATCGGGCGACGAACCCGATCGTTTGGCCGAAGCGGCCTATCGTCTGGGCCTGAAGCACGTGGTCATCACCTCGGTCACCCGTGACGACCTGCCCGACGGCGGCGCCGATCACTACATCCGCTGCATCGCCGCCGTCCGCGAGCGAACCGGCGCAACGGTCGAAGTGCTGACGCCCGACTTCATCCACTGCCGGGAAGCGCTCGACCGCATCATCGTCGAAGCTTCCCCCGACGTCTTCAATCACAACACCGAAACGGTTCCGCGGCTCTACAAACGAGTTCGCGGCGTCACGTCGGATTACGCCTGGACGCTCGGCCTGCTGAAGCGGGTTAAAGAGCTGAACCCGAAGGTCAAAACCAAGAGCGGGTTGATGCTGGGCCTAGGCGAGACGCACGAAGAAGTCTTTGCGGTGCTGGAAGACCTGCTGGCCCATGACGTCGACTTCCTGACGCTTGGCCAGTACCTGCAGCCTGACGAACAGCGTTACTTGAAGGTCGAACGTTACATCCCGCCGGAAGAGTTCGAGATGTTCGGCCGCAAATCGAAAGAGATGGGCTTCAAGCAGGTCGCCAGCGGCCCGTTCGTCCGCTCTAGCTATCATGCCCGCGATATGGCGGAAGCGTATTAA
- a CDS encoding lipoyl(octanoyl) transferase LipB translates to MSSRNENYYDSTGVDFHYLGMIDFDLCLALQRRLVYEAGGRDDGRIVVLLCQHTSMITVGRAGSRQHIRLTQDELDTLRWQVRWVGRGGGCVLHGPGQLAIYPIVPLKSRNWTVGEYLERLQQALVATAVSHGVPAYARPGRYGIWGKSGLLAAVGAAVQNWITSHGAFLNIHASGDAQSFVEANPPELAAPGDSPIMGSLLSETDQPARIETVARVAARRLADSFDCVQRRWYEGHPLLFEISEHQRERLARVG, encoded by the coding sequence GTGTCTTCTCGTAACGAAAACTACTACGATTCGACAGGCGTCGACTTCCACTACTTGGGAATGATCGACTTCGACTTGTGCCTCGCTTTACAGCGCCGCCTGGTTTATGAAGCCGGGGGACGCGACGACGGGCGGATTGTCGTCCTGCTCTGCCAACATACCAGTATGATCACCGTCGGCCGTGCAGGTTCGCGGCAGCACATTCGCTTGACGCAGGACGAGCTCGATACGCTTCGCTGGCAGGTTCGCTGGGTCGGACGGGGGGGCGGTTGCGTACTGCATGGCCCTGGCCAACTTGCGATTTACCCCATTGTACCGCTGAAAAGCCGCAATTGGACCGTCGGCGAATATTTGGAGCGATTGCAGCAAGCGCTGGTCGCGACCGCCGTTTCGCATGGCGTGCCGGCCTATGCTCGACCGGGCCGCTATGGAATATGGGGAAAAAGCGGCCTGTTAGCGGCGGTTGGCGCCGCCGTGCAGAACTGGATTACCAGTCACGGGGCCTTCCTGAACATTCACGCCAGCGGCGACGCGCAGTCGTTCGTCGAGGCGAACCCGCCCGAATTGGCGGCCCCGGGCGATTCGCCCATTATGGGGAGCCTGCTGTCAGAAACGGATCAACCAGCTAGAATTGAGACTGTGGCCCGAGTCGCAGCGCGACGGCTGGCTGATTCCTTCGACTGCGTCCAACGGCGTTGGTACGAGGGGCATCCCTTGCTATTTGAAATCTCCGAGCATCAACGTGAGCGACTCGCACGAGTTGGTTAG
- the smpB gene encoding SsrA-binding protein SmpB, protein MAKKKESKEDEKKKLERPIGENRKARHDYEIIDTLECGIQLVGSEVKSLRDGKLSLTESFARVLRGEVFLVNCEIPEYRNTSMFLNHEPKRPRKLLLHKSEIAKFAGKSEDKGLSLVPLKMYFKQGRVKVLLGVGRGRKQHDKREKLKSQDAKRDIARTMRNRG, encoded by the coding sequence ATGGCGAAAAAAAAAGAGTCGAAAGAAGACGAAAAGAAGAAGCTGGAGCGTCCGATCGGCGAGAATCGGAAGGCCCGGCACGACTATGAAATCATCGATACGCTCGAGTGCGGCATCCAACTGGTCGGCAGCGAAGTGAAAAGCCTCCGCGACGGCAAGCTGTCGCTCACCGAGTCGTTCGCTCGCGTCCTGCGCGGCGAGGTCTTTCTGGTTAATTGCGAGATCCCCGAATACCGCAACACCAGCATGTTCCTCAACCACGAGCCGAAACGCCCCCGCAAGCTGCTGTTGCACAAAAGCGAAATCGCCAAGTTCGCCGGCAAAAGCGAAGACAAAGGTCTGAGCCTGGTCCCGCTCAAGATGTATTTCAAACAGGGACGCGTCAAAGTCCTGCTCGGCGTCGGCCGCGGCCGCAAACAGCACGACAAACGCGAGAAGCTGAAGTCGCAGGATGCGAAACGGGATATCGCAAGGACGATGCGGAATCGCGGGTAA
- the dgt gene encoding dGTP triphosphohydrolase produces the protein MDFPLNWTTLLSSQRVRRESSDEKSPPRKVPDGERRTPFEQDYDRIVFSPPFRRLAKKTQVHPMASNDHIHNRLTHSIEVASVARSFARRVSNLISQSEQLSTEQLTSIDWIVQSACLIHDIGNPPFGHAGEEVIRTWAQKHWDYIFPESLAGHWTAEEEAEIRADWEIFEGNAQGFRIASRRDNPQAGYLRLTYATLGSVVKYPWGSIDAKRLGKRKHNFHSHEKQIFADAFQTLGLVRADGSYCRHPLSFLTEAADDICYRILDLEDAVAMHIFEQKRVHQLLLEITGNQENHWMGLAQLRGQAINQLVDQFWKVFESNYEAIMRGQRQDDLKSSLPDEFKGHLQQVAEMYEEIFGHRKKIVTELGAYHVLGRILKALLKTAESIGNASNYSQLHFLSKNCAELAWSKEYVEQNLDKPHAWWLGQVMDFVSGMTDNYATRLSRELDGLAFEL, from the coding sequence ATGGATTTCCCTTTGAATTGGACGACGCTGTTATCGAGCCAGCGGGTACGGCGGGAGTCGAGCGACGAGAAGTCGCCGCCGCGAAAGGTACCTGACGGCGAGCGGCGGACTCCGTTTGAGCAGGATTACGACCGCATCGTCTTTTCGCCCCCGTTCCGGCGGCTCGCGAAAAAGACGCAGGTCCATCCGATGGCCAGCAACGACCATATCCATAACCGCCTGACCCATTCGATCGAGGTTGCTAGCGTCGCTCGTTCGTTCGCCCGGCGGGTGTCGAACCTCATCTCGCAGTCGGAGCAGCTTTCGACCGAGCAACTGACGTCGATCGACTGGATCGTCCAGTCGGCTTGCTTGATCCACGACATCGGCAACCCGCCGTTCGGCCATGCTGGCGAAGAGGTGATCCGGACCTGGGCGCAGAAGCACTGGGACTACATCTTTCCCGAGTCGCTCGCCGGGCATTGGACGGCCGAAGAAGAGGCCGAGATCCGGGCCGACTGGGAGATCTTTGAAGGAAACGCCCAAGGGTTTCGGATCGCATCACGGCGCGACAATCCGCAGGCCGGCTATCTGCGACTGACGTATGCGACGCTCGGAAGCGTGGTGAAGTATCCGTGGGGTTCGATCGACGCGAAGCGACTCGGCAAGCGGAAGCACAACTTTCACTCGCACGAGAAACAGATCTTCGCCGACGCCTTCCAGACGCTGGGACTCGTTCGCGCGGACGGCAGCTATTGCCGGCATCCTCTTTCGTTTTTGACCGAAGCGGCGGACGACATTTGCTACCGGATCCTCGATCTGGAAGATGCGGTCGCGATGCATATCTTCGAGCAGAAGCGGGTTCACCAGCTGTTGCTCGAAATCACCGGCAACCAGGAAAACCACTGGATGGGCTTAGCCCAACTCCGCGGTCAGGCGATTAACCAACTAGTCGACCAGTTCTGGAAGGTCTTTGAAAGCAACTACGAAGCGATCATGCGCGGCCAGCGCCAGGACGATTTGAAGTCCTCCTTGCCCGACGAGTTCAAAGGGCATTTGCAGCAAGTCGCCGAGATGTACGAAGAGATCTTCGGCCATCGGAAGAAGATCGTCACCGAGCTAGGCGCGTATCACGTGCTAGGACGCATTCTGAAAGCGCTGCTGAAGACGGCCGAGTCGATCGGCAACGCAAGCAACTATAGCCAACTCCACTTCCTGTCGAAAAACTGTGCCGAACTGGCATGGAGCAAAGAGTACGTCGAACAAAACTTGGACAAACCGCACGCGTGGTGGCTTGGCCAGGTGATGGATTTCGTCAGCGGGATGACCGACAACTACGCGACGCGGTTGTCACGGGAGTTGGACGGGCTGGCGTTTGAGTTGTAG
- a CDS encoding Gfo/Idh/MocA family protein, protein MSSPDQASRDKSTRRDFLVASTAAAAAASLATIVPSNVLGAEGQTAPNDKINLGVIGIGPRCTYDLKSMLPFNDIQCVAIADVQASRRDAGKKLVDSHYGNNDLVLYNDFRELLDRKDIDAVLIATGDRWHAAASILAAEAGKDVYSEKPCGITVADCQKLADTMNREKRVFQAGTQRRSVANYAKAVEIAQSGKLGKIHTLHASVYRPTLENTWLPQEKEPSKDVCDWNMWLGPAAWRPFNQAYVNGKWRGQWDFDSGARLLDWGAHTLDICQWANNSDDTMPIEYIPGEENITCLYANAVKLVMDFLPEPFGKREPHYITRLGTCPVRFVGEEGWVETGDSGEIVIEPQSLAKELPDAKKRVNGLDVSTHARNFFDCIRSRELTAANQNVMRRSHIACHAAALSWILGRKLTIDPVKEEFVNDEEANLLRARGTRVWA, encoded by the coding sequence ATGAGTTCACCCGATCAGGCCTCGCGTGATAAATCAACGCGACGTGATTTTCTCGTCGCTTCTACGGCGGCCGCCGCTGCCGCTTCCTTGGCGACGATCGTCCCGTCGAATGTGCTCGGCGCCGAAGGCCAGACTGCTCCGAACGACAAGATCAATCTCGGCGTCATCGGCATTGGTCCGCGCTGCACCTACGACCTGAAGTCGATGCTGCCGTTTAATGACATTCAGTGCGTCGCCATCGCCGACGTTCAGGCCAGCCGCCGCGACGCCGGCAAAAAGCTGGTCGATTCGCACTACGGCAACAACGACCTGGTTCTCTACAACGACTTCCGCGAACTGCTCGATCGCAAAGATATCGACGCTGTGCTGATCGCGACCGGCGATCGTTGGCACGCCGCCGCGTCGATCCTGGCCGCTGAAGCAGGCAAAGACGTCTACAGCGAGAAGCCGTGCGGCATCACCGTCGCCGATTGCCAGAAGCTGGCCGATACGATGAATCGCGAAAAGCGCGTCTTCCAAGCCGGCACGCAGCGCCGCAGCGTCGCCAACTACGCGAAGGCGGTCGAGATCGCGCAGTCGGGCAAGCTCGGCAAGATTCATACGCTCCACGCTTCGGTCTATCGCCCGACGCTGGAAAACACCTGGCTGCCGCAGGAGAAAGAGCCGTCGAAGGACGTCTGCGACTGGAACATGTGGCTTGGCCCGGCCGCGTGGCGTCCGTTCAATCAGGCCTACGTCAACGGCAAATGGCGCGGCCAATGGGACTTTGACTCCGGCGCTCGTTTGCTCGACTGGGGCGCCCATACGCTTGACATTTGCCAATGGGCGAACAACTCGGACGACACGATGCCGATCGAGTACATCCCCGGCGAAGAAAACATCACCTGTCTCTACGCCAACGCCGTGAAGCTGGTGATGGACTTCCTGCCGGAACCGTTCGGCAAGCGCGAGCCGCACTACATCACGCGACTCGGCACCTGCCCGGTCCGGTTCGTCGGCGAAGAAGGTTGGGTCGAAACCGGCGACAGCGGCGAGATCGTAATCGAGCCTCAATCGCTCGCCAAGGAACTTCCCGACGCGAAGAAGCGAGTCAACGGGCTCGACGTCTCGACCCACGCTCGTAACTTCTTCGATTGCATCCGTTCGCGCGAATTGACCGCCGCCAACCAGAACGTGATGCGCCGTTCGCACATCGCCTGCCATGCCGCGGCGCTCAGCTGGATCTTGGGTCGCAAACTGACGATCGACCCGGTGAAAGAAGAGTTCGTGAACGACGAAGAAGCGAACCTGCTGCGAGCCCGCGGAACCCGCGTCTGGGCCTAG
- a CDS encoding alpha/beta hydrolase family protein has translation MWTKIFAAGLLAVLVAGQTPLCAAETYSGTEPLTMDGDIAAQMVAGIDRFLLDEIDASVAARNDKWRWDFSSPEKHEQAIAENRARLAQLLGVRETREPFDAPSLLATAETSALVAQGDDFDVYAVRWPVLKGINGEGLLLVPTKGKVVADVVAIPDADQTPEQIAGLAAGVPAESQFARRLAESGCRVIIPTLVSREMSKRNGRANLSNREYVYRSSFVQGRHVIGFEIQKILACVDWFAKPSGNDVPIGAIGYGEGGMLALYSAALDPRIDRVCVSGYFAPREAVWQEPIARNVFGRLERYGDAELVSMIWPRKCVIERAAHPAVTLPGEGGAPGQISTPTDEAVSAELARVAKSDHLVVGPTSGDAASRPFGQMLAAFLPKEATLASGDGNVDVLQIIDAAARQTRQMTEMDDYDQGLLAVNEFVRKDFMKGLNTSSVEAYEASAEKYREIFYNDVIGRFDRPLLPFNAQSRKSWDNEKWVGYEVKLDVFPNVFAYGVLLLPKDLKPGEQRPVVVCQHGLEGRPTDCFDSSHKAYNNFASDLCEQGYIVFAPQNPYIGKDDFRTLQRKSNALGKTLFSTIVPQHQQIVNWLKTQPCVDPERIAFYGLSYGGKSAMRIPALVTDYCLSICSGDFNDWVLKTASSRHKFSYVWTGEYEIYEFDLGSTFNYAEMAALICPRPFMVERGHFDGCGEDEFIGWEFGKVIFLYQGKLHLTDRTEIEHFIGGHEIHSQGTFAFLSKHLDSTPKE, from the coding sequence ATGTGGACGAAGATTTTCGCTGCGGGACTGTTGGCGGTTCTGGTCGCTGGTCAAACGCCTCTTTGTGCGGCCGAAACCTATTCCGGTACCGAGCCGCTGACGATGGACGGGGATATCGCCGCCCAGATGGTCGCCGGGATCGATCGGTTCCTGTTGGACGAAATCGACGCGTCGGTCGCCGCTCGGAATGACAAGTGGCGATGGGACTTCTCTTCGCCCGAGAAGCATGAGCAAGCGATCGCCGAGAATCGCGCGCGACTCGCTCAACTGCTCGGCGTGCGTGAAACGCGCGAGCCGTTCGACGCTCCCAGCTTACTAGCGACGGCCGAAACGTCGGCCTTGGTCGCACAAGGCGACGACTTCGACGTCTACGCCGTCCGTTGGCCCGTGCTGAAAGGAATCAACGGCGAAGGGCTGTTGCTCGTTCCGACAAAAGGAAAAGTGGTCGCCGACGTTGTCGCGATTCCCGACGCCGATCAAACGCCCGAACAAATTGCCGGTCTGGCCGCCGGCGTTCCGGCCGAGTCGCAGTTCGCTCGCCGCTTGGCCGAAAGCGGTTGCCGCGTGATCATTCCGACTTTGGTCAGCCGCGAGATGTCCAAACGGAACGGCCGCGCGAATCTTTCCAATCGCGAGTACGTCTATCGCTCGTCGTTCGTGCAAGGACGCCACGTGATCGGCTTTGAAATTCAAAAGATCCTCGCCTGCGTCGATTGGTTCGCCAAGCCGTCGGGCAATGACGTTCCGATCGGCGCGATTGGTTACGGCGAAGGGGGAATGCTCGCCCTGTATAGCGCCGCGCTCGATCCGCGCATTGATCGCGTCTGCGTCAGCGGATATTTCGCGCCGCGGGAAGCGGTCTGGCAAGAGCCGATCGCGCGAAACGTCTTCGGGCGGCTCGAACGTTACGGCGATGCCGAACTGGTCAGCATGATCTGGCCGCGGAAATGCGTGATCGAACGTGCGGCTCATCCGGCGGTCACGCTGCCCGGCGAAGGGGGCGCTCCTGGTCAGATCAGCACGCCGACGGACGAAGCGGTCTCGGCCGAACTTGCCCGGGTCGCGAAGTCGGATCATCTGGTGGTTGGACCGACGAGTGGAGACGCAGCGTCGCGGCCGTTCGGGCAGATGTTGGCAGCCTTTTTGCCGAAAGAAGCGACCCTGGCCAGCGGCGACGGCAACGTCGATGTGCTGCAAATAATCGACGCCGCCGCGCGCCAGACGCGGCAAATGACCGAAATGGACGACTACGATCAGGGGCTGCTCGCCGTGAACGAGTTCGTCCGCAAGGACTTCATGAAAGGGCTCAATACGTCGTCGGTCGAAGCGTACGAAGCGAGCGCCGAGAAATACCGCGAGATCTTTTACAACGACGTCATCGGGCGGTTCGATCGCCCGCTGTTGCCGTTCAACGCTCAGTCGCGCAAGTCGTGGGACAATGAAAAATGGGTCGGCTATGAAGTGAAGCTCGACGTCTTTCCGAACGTCTTCGCCTATGGCGTGCTCTTGCTGCCGAAAGACCTGAAGCCGGGCGAGCAGCGGCCGGTGGTCGTTTGTCAGCATGGGCTCGAAGGGCGACCGACTGACTGCTTCGACAGCTCACACAAAGCGTACAACAACTTCGCTTCCGACCTATGCGAACAAGGCTACATCGTCTTCGCGCCGCAGAACCCCTACATCGGCAAGGACGACTTCCGCACGCTGCAGCGAAAGTCGAACGCCCTTGGCAAAACCCTCTTCTCGACGATCGTGCCGCAGCATCAGCAGATCGTCAATTGGCTGAAGACGCAGCCCTGCGTCGATCCCGAACGAATCGCCTTTTACGGGCTCAGCTACGGCGGCAAGTCGGCGATGCGGATTCCGGCGCTGGTGACCGACTACTGCTTGTCGATCTGCTCCGGCGACTTCAACGACTGGGTGTTGAAGACCGCCAGCTCGCGACACAAGTTCAGCTACGTCTGGACCGGCGAGTATGAAATCTACGAGTTCGATCTCGGCAGCACGTTCAACTACGCCGAGATGGCGGCGCTGATTTGCCCGCGACCCTTTATGGTCGAGCGCGGACATTTTGACGGCTGCGGCGAAGACGAATTCATCGGCTGGGAATTCGGCAAGGTGATCTTCCTTTACCAGGGGAAACTTCACCTGACCGATCGAACCGAGATCGAGCACTTTATCGGCGGTCATGAAATCCACAGCCAAGGAACGTTTGCCTTCCTCAGCAAACATCTCGACTCTACTCCCAAGGAATAA